One Vibrio sp. 16 genomic window carries:
- the ffh gene encoding signal recognition particle protein has translation MFENLTDRLSKTLKNISGKGRLTEDNIKDTLREVRMALLEADVALPVVRDFIKRVKEAAVGVEVSKSLTPGQEFIKIVQGELEAVMGESNEALNLAAQPPAVILMAGLQGAGKTTSVGKLSKLLKERDKKKVLVVSADVYRPAAIKQLETLASDIGVDFFPSSADQKPIDIANAAIDHAKKKFYDVLVVDTAGRLAIDEQMMGEIKELHSAIDPVETLFVVDAMTGQDAANTAKAFGDTLPLTGVILTKVDGDARGGAALSVRHITGKPIKFLGVGEKTDALEPFHPDRVASRILGMGDVLSLIEDLQRNVDQEKAEKLAKKFKEKKGFDLEDFREQLGQMQNMGGMMGMMDKLPGMSNLPDNVKDKVDDKMFKQMEAIINSMTMKERQRPELIKGSRKKRIAAGSGTQVQDVNRLLKQFTQMQKMMKKMQKGGMKGMMRNMQGMMGGMGGMGGGGFNPFGR, from the coding sequence ATGTTTGAGAATTTAACGGATCGATTGTCCAAAACGCTGAAAAATATCAGCGGAAAAGGTCGCCTGACCGAAGACAACATAAAAGATACCTTACGTGAAGTACGTATGGCGCTTTTGGAGGCGGATGTCGCGCTTCCAGTGGTACGCGATTTTATTAAACGCGTTAAAGAAGCAGCCGTTGGTGTTGAGGTTTCCAAATCCCTAACGCCTGGCCAAGAGTTCATTAAGATTGTTCAAGGTGAACTTGAAGCCGTAATGGGTGAGTCAAATGAAGCTCTAAATCTTGCTGCGCAGCCACCTGCTGTTATCTTGATGGCAGGTCTACAAGGTGCGGGTAAAACCACATCGGTCGGTAAGCTATCTAAGCTTTTAAAAGAGCGTGATAAGAAGAAGGTACTGGTTGTTTCTGCTGACGTTTATCGCCCAGCCGCGATCAAACAGCTTGAAACGTTAGCGTCAGATATTGGTGTCGACTTCTTCCCGTCTAGTGCGGATCAAAAGCCAATTGATATCGCTAATGCTGCTATCGATCATGCGAAGAAGAAGTTCTATGACGTTTTGGTTGTCGATACCGCAGGTCGCTTAGCCATCGATGAGCAAATGATGGGAGAAATCAAAGAGCTTCACTCTGCGATTGATCCTGTTGAGACGCTATTCGTCGTCGATGCGATGACAGGTCAAGACGCGGCAAACACTGCGAAAGCATTTGGTGATACGCTGCCACTTACGGGCGTGATCTTAACCAAAGTAGATGGTGATGCTCGTGGTGGTGCGGCGCTTTCTGTTCGCCATATTACGGGTAAACCGATCAAGTTCTTAGGTGTTGGTGAAAAGACGGATGCACTTGAACCTTTCCACCCAGATCGTGTGGCATCACGTATCTTGGGCATGGGTGACGTCCTATCTCTAATCGAAGACCTGCAACGTAATGTTGACCAAGAAAAAGCAGAGAAACTGGCGAAAAAGTTCAAAGAGAAGAAAGGTTTTGACCTTGAAGACTTCCGTGAGCAGCTAGGTCAGATGCAAAACATGGGCGGTATGATGGGCATGATGGATAAGCTGCCGGGTATGAGCAACTTGCCTGACAATGTGAAAGACAAAGTCGACGACAAGATGTTCAAACAGATGGAAGCGATCATCAACTCGATGACGATGAAAGAGCGTCAACGCCCAGAACTGATTAAAGGTTCACGTAAAAAACGTATCGCTGCAGGTTCTGGCACCCAGGTGCAAGATGTTAACCGTCTACTCAAGCAGTTCACTCAGATGCAGAAAATGATGAAGAAAATGCAGAAAGGTGGCATGAAAGGCATGATGCGCAACATGCAAGGCATGATGGGCGGCATGGGAGGAATGGGCGGTGGCGGTTTCAATCCGTTTGGCCGTTAA
- the rpsP gene encoding 30S ribosomal protein S16 gives MVTIRLARHGAKKRPFYQIVVADSRNAATGRFIEKVGFFNPTAKGQEEGLRLDLDRVNHWVGQGASLSDRVAKLVKDAQKAA, from the coding sequence ATGGTAACCATTCGTTTGGCACGTCACGGCGCTAAGAAGCGTCCATTTTATCAAATCGTAGTAGCGGACAGCCGCAATGCAGCAACTGGCCGTTTCATCGAGAAAGTTGGTTTCTTCAACCCAACTGCTAAAGGTCAAGAAGAAGGTCTACGTCTAGACCTAGATCGCGTTAACCACTGGGTTGGTCAAGGCGCATCTCTATCTGACCGCGTTGCTAAGCTAGTAAAAGACGCTCAAAAAGCGGCTTAA
- the rimM gene encoding ribosome maturation factor RimM (Essential for efficient processing of 16S rRNA) gives MSMKGKETMSEDKIVVGKLGASYGIRGWLKVFSYTDNAESMFDYTPWFINQGGKWVEYKVESWKRHNKGLVVKLEGLDVREDAQLLTNFEISIDPAVLPELPSDEFYWRDLIGMHVVTDKGYDLGTVSDMLETGSNDVLVVKANLKDAFGQKERLIPFLEEQVIKHIDREAQRIEVDWDPGF, from the coding sequence ATGTCGATGAAAGGTAAAGAAACAATGAGTGAAGACAAGATTGTTGTAGGTAAGTTAGGTGCTTCTTACGGCATTCGCGGCTGGCTTAAAGTTTTTTCCTACACAGACAATGCTGAAAGCATGTTTGATTACACCCCATGGTTTATTAACCAAGGTGGTAAGTGGGTTGAGTACAAGGTTGAGAGTTGGAAGCGCCATAACAAAGGTTTGGTGGTGAAACTCGAAGGTCTGGATGTGCGCGAAGATGCGCAATTACTGACAAACTTTGAAATCTCTATTGACCCTGCTGTTCTTCCAGAATTGCCATCAGATGAATTCTATTGGCGTGATTTGATTGGGATGCACGTAGTAACCGACAAAGGTTACGATCTAGGTACTGTCTCTGACATGCTAGAAACGGGTTCCAACGATGTTTTGGTTGTAAAAGCAAATCTAAAAGATGCTTTCGGGCAAAAGGAACGATTAATTCCGTTCCTTGAAGAGCAAGTGATCAAACATATTGATCGCGAAGCTCAACGGATCGAAGTTGACTGGGATCCTGGATTCTAA
- the trmD gene encoding tRNA (guanosine(37)-N1)-methyltransferase TrmD, with the protein MWVGVISLFPEMFRSVTDYGVTGQAVKKGLLSIETWNPRDFTHDKHRTVDDRPYGGGPGMLMMVQPLRDAIHTAKQASPGKTKVIYLSPQGRKLDQKGVEELATNENLLLICGRYEGVDERIIQSEVDEEWSIGDFVMTGGEIPAMTLIDSVSRFVPGVLGDFASAEEDSFANGLLDCPHYTRPEVLDDKEVPSVLMSGNHKEIRRWRLKQSLGRTWLRRPELLENLALTDEQEQLLAEFIKEHRSGKK; encoded by the coding sequence ATGTGGGTTGGCGTAATAAGCCTTTTTCCTGAAATGTTCCGTTCTGTTACTGATTATGGAGTAACAGGTCAAGCGGTTAAAAAAGGTCTTTTGTCGATTGAGACTTGGAATCCTCGCGATTTCACGCACGACAAACATCGCACTGTTGATGATAGACCTTACGGTGGCGGCCCTGGCATGCTCATGATGGTTCAGCCTTTGCGCGATGCTATTCATACAGCCAAGCAAGCTTCACCGGGTAAGACGAAAGTCATTTACCTTTCTCCTCAAGGTCGAAAGCTCGACCAAAAAGGAGTCGAAGAGCTGGCAACAAATGAGAACTTGCTTTTGATTTGTGGCCGCTATGAAGGGGTAGATGAGCGTATCATCCAATCTGAAGTTGACGAAGAATGGTCAATTGGGGATTTCGTGATGACGGGTGGTGAGATTCCAGCCATGACGTTGATTGATTCAGTGTCTCGGTTTGTGCCGGGAGTGCTAGGAGATTTTGCGTCAGCAGAGGAAGATTCCTTTGCTAATGGCTTGTTAGATTGCCCTCACTATACGCGTCCAGAGGTGTTAGATGACAAAGAAGTACCTTCGGTGCTGATGTCAGGTAACCACAAGGAAATTCGTCGCTGGCGACTTAAACAGTCGTTAGGCCGTACTTGGCTAAGAAGACCAGAACTCCTGGAAAACCTAGCTCTGACTGACGAACAGGAACAATTACTGGCCGAATTTATTAAAGAGCACCGCTCTGGTAAAAAGTAA
- the rplS gene encoding 50S ribosomal protein L19, with the protein MSNIIKALEEEQLKSDLPKFAPGDTVVVQVKVKEGDRERLQAFEGVVIAIRNRGLHSAFTVRKISNGEGVERTFQTHSPIVDSIEVKRRGAVRRAKLYYLRERSGKSARIKEKLAKK; encoded by the coding sequence ATGAGTAACATCATCAAGGCTCTTGAAGAAGAGCAACTAAAATCAGACCTACCTAAATTTGCACCAGGTGACACTGTTGTAGTTCAAGTTAAGGTAAAAGAAGGTGACCGTGAGCGTCTACAGGCTTTCGAAGGCGTTGTAATCGCAATCCGTAACCGTGGTCTACACTCTGCTTTCACTGTACGTAAGATTTCTAACGGTGAAGGTGTTGAGCGTACGTTCCAAACACACTCTCCAATCGTTGATAGCATCGAAGTTAAACGCCGTGGTGCAGTACGTCGTGCCAAGTTGTACTACCTACGTGAGCGTTCTGGTAAGTCTGCTCGTATTAAAGAGAAACTTGCTAAGAAGTAA
- the yacG gene encoding DNA gyrase inhibitor YacG, with protein sequence MTKITIVPCPQCGTDVTWGEQSPYRPFCSKQCQMIDFGEWADEENTIPGAPDMSDSDGWSEDQY encoded by the coding sequence ATGACTAAGATTACTATCGTTCCCTGCCCACAGTGTGGTACAGACGTGACTTGGGGGGAGCAAAGCCCTTATCGTCCATTTTGCAGCAAACAATGCCAAATGATCGATTTTGGTGAATGGGCAGATGAAGAAAATACCATTCCGGGAGCACCGGATATGTCTGATTCAGATGGCTGGTCAGAAGACCAATATTGA
- the zapD gene encoding cell division protein ZapD, whose product MTTHYFEHPLNEKTRIYLRVEALLNQLRLAAEFSDDMQHLVFYRSLFDLLEIFEQIQLKSELAKDIEKQRLTYRNWLNVDGVDQEMLLGILREVDEAHSHLMAAERFGQSLKEDRFLSAIRQRFNLPGGSCCFDLPALHHWLHLPINQKQADANKWLGSLLPLAQALKLWLRLTRETGHFRAYNAPAGFYQSDADEANILRLEIPMEFGVYPMISGHKNRFAIKFIEFASGQASTANIEFKLAVCC is encoded by the coding sequence ATGACCACTCACTACTTCGAACATCCATTGAACGAAAAAACCCGCATCTACTTGAGAGTCGAAGCACTGCTCAATCAGTTGCGTTTGGCTGCAGAATTCAGTGACGATATGCAGCATTTGGTTTTTTATCGTTCTCTATTTGACCTGCTAGAGATCTTTGAGCAAATACAGCTAAAAAGTGAGCTTGCTAAGGATATTGAGAAGCAACGTTTAACCTATCGCAACTGGCTGAATGTTGATGGCGTCGATCAGGAAATGCTCCTCGGTATTTTGCGTGAAGTCGACGAAGCGCATAGCCATCTCATGGCCGCTGAGCGATTTGGCCAGAGCTTAAAAGAGGACCGATTCCTAAGTGCAATTCGCCAGCGTTTTAACTTGCCTGGTGGCTCATGTTGCTTTGACTTGCCCGCCCTACATCATTGGCTGCACTTACCTATCAATCAAAAACAAGCCGACGCTAACAAATGGCTCGGTAGTTTATTGCCCCTAGCACAAGCGTTGAAGCTATGGCTAAGACTGACTCGTGAAACTGGTCACTTCCGCGCGTATAATGCGCCGGCTGGTTTCTATCAGAGTGATGCCGATGAAGCCAATATTTTACGCTTGGAGATTCCGATGGAGTTTGGTGTCTACCCAATGATCTCAGGGCACAAGAATAGATTTGCGATCAAATTTATCGAATTTGCTTCTGGGCAGGCATCGACTGCAAACATAGAGTTTAAATTAGCGGTGTGTTGTTAA
- the coaE gene encoding dephospho-CoA kinase (Dephospho-CoA kinase (CoaE) performs the final step in coenzyme A biosynthesis.) yields the protein MTFVVGLTGGIASGKTTVANLFHQHFGIEIVDADVIAREVVAPGSKGLKAIESKFGSSVLLENGNLDRSKLREIIFSDPSQKAWLDQLLHPMIRANMLAELANTTSEYALLVIPLMVENHLQHLADKVVVVDVDEATQLERTVARDNVALEQAQAIVAAQASREQRLAIADFVIKNDTENQKLLPQITELHQKFLEIGRANR from the coding sequence ATGACCTTTGTTGTGGGGTTAACCGGCGGGATTGCCAGTGGCAAAACGACCGTCGCAAACCTTTTTCATCAGCACTTTGGCATCGAAATTGTGGACGCTGACGTCATCGCTCGTGAAGTAGTGGCGCCTGGCAGTAAGGGGTTAAAAGCCATAGAGAGCAAATTTGGCTCCTCTGTTTTACTAGAAAACGGCAATCTCGACAGAAGTAAACTTCGAGAGATCATCTTCTCTGACCCAAGCCAAAAGGCCTGGCTAGACCAATTACTACACCCGATGATTCGCGCAAACATGCTCGCTGAGTTAGCAAACACTACCTCAGAGTATGCGCTTTTAGTCATTCCTTTGATGGTTGAAAATCACTTACAACATCTAGCGGACAAAGTTGTTGTCGTCGATGTCGATGAGGCAACTCAGTTAGAAAGGACGGTGGCACGAGACAACGTGGCGCTTGAGCAAGCACAAGCCATTGTTGCAGCTCAAGCAAGCAGAGAACAACGATTAGCCATTGCGGACTTCGTGATTAAAAATGATACAGAAAACCAAAAACTTTTGCCTCAAATCACAGAATTGCATCAAAAGTTCCTAGAAATCGGTAGGGCAAATCGGTGA
- a CDS encoding prepilin peptidase, which produces MEQFHYYPWLFPTMATVFGLIIGSFLNVVIHRLPKIMEREWRQECAESFPEYNIEAPKGTYNLSVPRSTCPKCHTPIRIIDNIPVVSWLLLRGKCRQCDNPISARYPLIELLSGGLSFVVSYQLGFSYFTLALLIFTFVLIAATFIDLDTMLLPDSLTLPLTWAGIALALFQISPISLQDSVIGAMAGYLSLWSVYWLFKLATGKEGMGYGDFKLLAALGAWLGWQQLPMLILFSSLVGLVFGLIQLRLKRQGIDKAFPFGPYLAIAGWISMMWGSQIWGFYLTHFLGL; this is translated from the coding sequence ATCGAGCAATTTCATTACTACCCTTGGTTATTTCCAACCATGGCGACCGTTTTTGGCCTTATCATTGGTAGTTTTCTCAACGTGGTCATACATCGTCTACCGAAAATAATGGAGCGAGAGTGGCGACAAGAGTGCGCCGAAAGCTTTCCCGAGTACAACATAGAAGCGCCAAAGGGAACTTATAACCTCAGTGTTCCTCGCTCAACTTGCCCTAAATGCCACACCCCAATCCGCATTATAGATAATATTCCTGTTGTAAGTTGGTTGCTGCTAAGAGGGAAGTGTCGACAGTGTGATAATCCAATCAGCGCCCGCTACCCTCTGATTGAGCTGCTCAGTGGCGGCTTAAGCTTTGTTGTGTCGTATCAACTTGGCTTTAGTTACTTCACACTCGCCCTACTGATTTTTACGTTCGTATTGATTGCGGCAACCTTTATCGACCTCGACACCATGCTGCTGCCAGATTCCCTTACCTTGCCCCTCACTTGGGCGGGTATCGCCTTGGCCCTGTTTCAAATAAGCCCTATCTCACTGCAAGACTCGGTTATTGGCGCGATGGCTGGTTATCTATCCCTTTGGTCGGTATATTGGCTGTTTAAACTAGCTACCGGTAAAGAAGGTATGGGTTACGGTGACTTTAAACTGCTGGCGGCTCTAGGCGCTTGGCTCGGATGGCAACAACTTCCCATGCTTATCCTATTCTCTTCTTTAGTCGGACTGGTATTTGGCCTGATTCAACTGCGACTAAAACGCCAAGGTATCGATAAAGCCTTTCCATTTGGCCCTTACTTGGCGATAGCAGGTTGGATAAGCATGATGTGGGGCTCTCAGATATGGGGCTTTTATCTGACTCATTTTTTAGGACTCTAA
- a CDS encoding type II secretion system F family protein, with product MKNRYKNQLKSFHWRGLNSIGKPVSGQLLALTENEVRDKLKEQHIQVKKLKKRNLSLYKRITQRVKRKDITILTRQLATMLMTGVPLIQALKLVADNHRKAEMKSILSQIVKGVESGTPLSKTLRTASTHFDTLYVDLVATGEQSGNLAEVFERIATYREKSEQLKAKVIKALIYPSMVVITALSVTYLMLTVVIPEFESMFSGFGADLPWFTAQVLILSHWVQSYSGMVFMALAIAFLLLKLGRKKSFRIQLATSRASLNIPIIGTIISKASIAKFSRTLATSFSAGIPILSCLKTSAKTANNIHYQNAIEQVYADTAAGMPIYIAMRNSQTFPEMVLQMVMIGEESGSLDDMLNKVATIYEFEIDNTVDNLGKVLEPMIIIFLGVVVGGLVVAMYLPIFNLMSVLG from the coding sequence GTGAAAAATCGATACAAGAACCAATTAAAAAGCTTCCATTGGCGAGGTCTCAATAGCATCGGTAAACCAGTTTCAGGTCAATTATTAGCGCTGACCGAAAACGAGGTGCGAGACAAACTGAAAGAACAACATATCCAAGTCAAAAAGCTGAAAAAGCGCAATCTTTCCTTATACAAACGCATAACGCAGCGCGTGAAACGCAAAGACATTACGATTTTAACGAGGCAGTTAGCGACGATGCTGATGACGGGCGTGCCGTTGATTCAGGCTCTTAAGTTGGTCGCAGATAATCACCGTAAAGCCGAGATGAAATCGATTTTGTCCCAAATAGTGAAAGGGGTTGAATCTGGCACACCACTATCAAAAACGCTGCGAACAGCGAGCACGCATTTTGACACCTTATACGTAGACCTTGTCGCAACCGGTGAACAATCTGGTAACCTAGCCGAAGTGTTTGAACGAATTGCAACTTATCGAGAAAAGTCAGAACAACTGAAAGCAAAAGTAATCAAAGCTCTGATCTACCCATCCATGGTTGTGATTACCGCATTATCGGTCACTTATTTAATGTTAACCGTCGTCATACCGGAATTTGAATCAATGTTTTCTGGATTTGGCGCTGACCTACCTTGGTTTACCGCTCAGGTTCTTATTCTCTCTCACTGGGTTCAATCTTATTCAGGCATGGTGTTTATGGCGCTTGCCATCGCGTTTTTGCTGTTAAAACTCGGACGAAAAAAATCCTTTCGCATTCAATTGGCAACAAGTCGAGCAAGCTTAAACATCCCAATAATTGGTACCATCATTAGCAAAGCTTCCATTGCGAAGTTTAGCCGAACGTTGGCAACCAGTTTTAGTGCTGGCATCCCGATACTTTCATGCTTAAAAACATCAGCGAAAACCGCCAATAATATTCACTATCAAAACGCGATCGAACAAGTTTATGCCGATACCGCAGCAGGCATGCCGATATACATTGCGATGCGAAACTCACAAACCTTTCCTGAAATGGTGCTGCAAATGGTGATGATTGGCGAAGAATCGGGAAGCTTAGATGACATGCTCAATAAAGTCGCCACCATCTATGAGTTTGAAATTGATAACACCGTCGATAATCTAGGAAAAGTCCTAGAGCCTATGATTATTATTTTCCTTGGTGTGGTAGTAGGAGGCTTAGTGGTCGCAATGTACTTGCCGATCTTTAACTTAATGAGTGTATTAGGATAG
- the pilB gene encoding type IV-A pilus assembly ATPase PilB, which produces MLTNLPAILRQARLLDAAQEASVIEHCQASGQSVPEALLTLNLIEHQQLTEQLAHIFGLPKVEIDQFDYAAMCQKLGLRELITHHQALPLYESAQQLTIAITDPTNLELEDEFRFATGRQIELVLADIKALHSAIRKLYGRTIETGLSAKKELNEQDLEQLVDVSDDEIGTIEDLSLDTAPVSRYINQILLDAVRKGASDIHFEPYEDSYRVRLRCDGILVEIQQPAHHLSRRLAARLKILSKLDIAERRLPQDGRIKLKIGTNTAIDMRVSTLPTLWGEKIVLRLLDSSEASLNIDALGYNDTQKQQYLNALRRPQGLILMTGPTGSGKTVSLYTGLKLLNTAEVNIATAEDPVEINLSGINQVQVQPQIGFGFAQALRAFLRQDPDIVMVGEIRDIETAGIAVKAAQTGHLVLSTLHTNSAAESVARLSNMGVEPFNIASSLSLIIAQRLARRLCSHCKIAYQVDHTQAIGLDLTLGETLYRASSDGCSECNNGYVGRVGIYEVMSFTPTLSQAIAQGSSIQSLEQLARSEGMATLKESGLEKLRLGITSVSELQRVLYL; this is translated from the coding sequence GTGCTAACTAACCTCCCAGCTATCTTGCGCCAAGCCCGCCTTTTAGATGCGGCGCAAGAAGCGAGCGTTATCGAACATTGTCAAGCCTCCGGCCAATCCGTGCCGGAGGCGTTGCTTACTCTCAACCTCATTGAACACCAGCAACTGACCGAGCAACTCGCACACATTTTTGGCCTGCCGAAAGTAGAGATTGACCAATTTGACTACGCTGCGATGTGTCAAAAGTTAGGGCTGAGGGAACTCATCACCCACCACCAAGCCTTGCCACTATATGAAAGTGCTCAACAACTCACTATTGCCATTACCGATCCGACAAACCTTGAACTAGAAGATGAGTTTCGCTTTGCGACAGGTCGGCAAATTGAGCTAGTTCTTGCCGATATAAAAGCGCTTCATAGTGCAATTCGTAAACTCTATGGCCGAACAATAGAGACGGGATTATCGGCAAAAAAAGAGCTCAATGAACAAGATCTCGAACAGCTGGTCGATGTTTCCGATGATGAAATCGGTACTATTGAAGATCTCAGTTTAGACACCGCTCCGGTGAGTCGTTACATCAATCAAATTCTGCTTGATGCAGTACGAAAAGGGGCATCCGACATTCACTTCGAGCCCTATGAAGATTCCTATCGCGTCAGGCTTCGCTGTGACGGTATTTTGGTCGAAATCCAGCAACCTGCACATCATTTAAGTCGACGTTTAGCCGCCCGATTGAAAATTCTCTCCAAACTCGACATCGCAGAACGGCGGCTTCCGCAAGATGGGCGTATTAAACTAAAAATCGGCACCAATACCGCAATTGATATGCGCGTTTCAACATTACCCACCTTGTGGGGAGAAAAAATCGTCCTCCGTTTGCTAGATAGCAGTGAGGCGAGTCTTAACATTGATGCCCTCGGATATAATGACACACAAAAACAGCAATACCTGAATGCATTACGCCGCCCACAAGGGCTAATCCTTATGACGGGACCAACGGGCAGTGGTAAAACCGTCTCACTCTATACCGGATTAAAACTATTAAACACAGCGGAAGTGAACATCGCGACAGCGGAAGATCCCGTAGAAATCAACCTCTCTGGTATCAACCAAGTCCAAGTCCAACCTCAAATTGGCTTTGGTTTTGCGCAAGCCTTACGCGCGTTTCTCCGCCAAGACCCAGACATCGTCATGGTGGGTGAAATCCGAGATATTGAGACCGCAGGGATTGCCGTTAAAGCCGCCCAAACTGGCCACCTCGTGCTCTCGACCTTACACACAAACTCTGCCGCGGAAAGTGTCGCTAGACTCAGCAACATGGGCGTCGAGCCCTTTAATATCGCCTCTTCACTCAGTTTGATTATCGCCCAACGGCTTGCTCGACGTTTGTGTAGTCATTGCAAAATCGCTTATCAAGTCGATCACACTCAAGCGATAGGACTCGACCTAACCCTAGGTGAAACTCTTTATCGTGCATCTAGCGATGGGTGTTCAGAATGTAATAACGGCTACGTAGGACGTGTTGGCATCTACGAAGTCATGTCCTTTACCCCTACCTTATCTCAAGCCATCGCGCAGGGCTCTTCAATCCAAAGCCTCGAGCAACTTGCTCGCAGTGAAGGGATGGCGACATTAAAAGAATCTGGCTTAGAAAAGTTGCGTTTGGGCATTACCAGTGTCTCTGAGCTGCAACGCGTACTCTACTTATAG
- a CDS encoding type IV pilin protein: MKQTNNRKAKGFTLIELMIVVAVIGVLAAIAIPQYQKYVEKGALGSALATATALKTNYEDYLAVSGAAPASVSDIGAVSFALGTVSLDASGAIEVGITSGGGSGSSVKLARSVDGSWDCTISASAGVKINGCG, from the coding sequence ATGAAACAAACGAATAACCGTAAAGCAAAGGGTTTTACGCTGATTGAGTTGATGATAGTAGTGGCAGTTATCGGCGTATTGGCGGCGATTGCCATCCCTCAGTACCAAAAATATGTGGAGAAAGGCGCATTAGGCTCAGCTCTAGCAACAGCGACCGCACTAAAAACAAACTATGAAGATTATTTAGCTGTAAGTGGCGCTGCTCCAGCGTCAGTTTCAGACATCGGCGCAGTTTCGTTTGCACTAGGCACAGTATCTCTTGACGCTTCGGGAGCCATTGAAGTAGGTATAACATCAGGTGGTGGCTCTGGTAGTTCAGTTAAACTAGCCAGATCGGTTGACGGTTCTTGGGACTGTACAATCAGTGCATCCGCAGGTGTCAAAATTAATGGATGCGGCTAG
- the nadC gene encoding carboxylating nicotinate-nucleotide diphosphorylase — protein sequence MKNTHNSQERLEYLKQQLPLEISRAVADTIKEDLGGTLDPAADITASLIPADARNEATIITREHGVFCGQAWADEVFKQLGGQVTITWHVQDGDKVEPNQVLCTLEGPSRALLTGERNAMNFIQTLSGCATITAQYAAELEGTNCRLLDTRKTIPGLRSALKYAVACGGGFNHRIGVFDAYLIKENHIIANGGISQTIKTAKELNPGKPVEVETESLAELQEAIDAGADIIMLDNFTTEMMREAVKINAGRAALENSGNVTLATLREYAETGVDYISVGALTKHLKALDLSMRFK from the coding sequence ATGAAAAACACACACAACAGCCAAGAACGCCTCGAATATTTGAAGCAGCAACTTCCTCTAGAAATCTCACGTGCTGTCGCTGACACCATAAAAGAAGATTTAGGTGGGACTCTCGATCCAGCCGCTGACATCACCGCAAGTCTAATCCCTGCTGACGCTCGCAATGAAGCAACCATTATCACTCGCGAACACGGTGTGTTTTGTGGTCAAGCATGGGCTGATGAAGTGTTTAAGCAACTCGGCGGTCAAGTCACGATTACTTGGCATGTCCAAGATGGCGACAAAGTCGAGCCAAACCAAGTATTGTGTACCCTAGAAGGTCCTTCTCGCGCGTTATTGACAGGTGAACGCAATGCGATGAACTTCATTCAAACACTCTCCGGCTGTGCAACCATCACCGCCCAATACGCAGCCGAACTTGAGGGCACAAACTGTCGCCTTCTCGACACACGCAAAACCATTCCTGGATTACGCAGCGCTTTGAAGTATGCCGTTGCCTGTGGTGGTGGTTTTAACCATCGCATTGGTGTATTTGATGCCTACCTAATTAAAGAAAATCACATTATTGCCAATGGTGGCATTTCTCAAACCATCAAAACGGCCAAAGAACTCAACCCAGGTAAGCCCGTTGAAGTTGAAACAGAAAGCTTGGCAGAGCTACAAGAAGCGATTGATGCCGGTGCTGATATCATCATGCTCGATAACTTTACGACAGAGATGATGCGAGAAGCGGTAAAAATCAATGCCGGTCGTGCCGCACTAGAAAACTCAGGAAACGTAACATTAGCAACACTGCGTGAATATGCAGAGACTGGCGTAGACTATATTTCGGTTGGCGCACTCACCAAACACCTTAAAGCGCTCGACCTTTCAATGCGATTTAAATAA